A genomic segment from Phycisphaerae bacterium encodes:
- a CDS encoding peptidyl-prolyl cis-trans isomerase — protein sequence MDDDKAITASFGGAGVQVMIETSKGNILVELDDELAPVTVENFLSYVDEGFYDGTDGKEATIFHRVIPDFMVQCGGFTEELEEKETHDPIVLESDNGLRNVRGTIAMARTTEPDSATSQFFINVVDNDFLNYASEAKPGYAVFGRVLEGMDVADEIVAVETASVGPHDDVPVEAIFITSVYRVEE from the coding sequence ATGGACGACGACAAGGCCATCACCGCCTCCTTCGGCGGCGCGGGCGTCCAGGTCATGATCGAAACCTCCAAAGGCAATATTCTCGTCGAACTGGACGATGAGCTGGCGCCGGTCACCGTCGAAAACTTCCTCAGTTACGTCGATGAGGGGTTCTACGACGGGACCGACGGCAAAGAGGCCACCATCTTCCACCGCGTGATTCCCGATTTCATGGTTCAGTGCGGCGGCTTCACCGAAGAGCTGGAAGAGAAGGAGACGCACGACCCGATCGTCCTCGAGTCGGACAACGGCTTGAGGAACGTGCGGGGCACGATCGCGATGGCCCGCACCACCGAACCCGACAGCGCCACCTCGCAGTTTTTCATCAACGTGGTGGACAACGATTTCCTCAACTACGCGAGCGAAGCGAAGCCCGGCTACGCCGTTTTCGGCCGCGTGCTGGAGGGCATGGACGTCGCCGACGAGATCGTCGCCGTCGAGACCGCCTCCGTCGGTCCGCACGACGACGTGCCGGTGGAGGCCATCTTCATTACCTCCGTGTATCGCGTTGAGGAATGA